One genomic segment of Caldalkalibacillus thermarum includes these proteins:
- a CDS encoding DUF2507 domain-containing protein — translation MKKLFDHPYDIAGHNLVKMKGQAIPLISYHLIRDQLLPMITGEYQSIILYWAGRNLARQFMPPNVDSLVNQFLEFGWGELMLEQNQPRLKKFRLASPFFTQRQIEKNQSTFSLECGFLTEVLAQLENKDAEGEYKVLNKQQEIIVEIQVYLEEIQEKKKGTSSA, via the coding sequence TTGAAAAAACTGTTCGACCATCCCTATGACATAGCGGGGCATAACCTCGTCAAAATGAAAGGGCAGGCTATTCCATTAATCAGCTACCATCTCATCCGCGACCAGCTTCTGCCCATGATTACCGGAGAGTATCAAAGCATCATTTTATACTGGGCAGGAAGAAATCTGGCCCGGCAGTTTATGCCCCCCAATGTAGACAGCCTGGTCAATCAGTTTCTCGAGTTTGGCTGGGGAGAGTTAATGTTGGAACAAAACCAGCCCCGCTTAAAAAAGTTCCGCTTAGCTTCCCCCTTCTTTACCCAACGCCAGATTGAAAAAAATCAGTCCACGTTTTCCCTGGAATGCGGATTCTTAACAGAAGTGCTGGCCCAGCTTGAAAACAAAGACGCCGAAGGGGAATACAAGGTGCTGAACAAACAGCAAGAGATCATCGTTGAAATTCAGGTTTATTTAGAAGAAATACAGGAAAAAAAGAAAGGAACATCTTCTGCCTAA